GCGGACGGTGTCGGCGCTCACGCGGTAGACCGCGACCGCCGAGCCGCCGCGCGTCGCGTAGGTGAGGCCCGTGTCGGAGGCGATGCGCGGCGGCGCGGTGTCGACGACGACCGGCACGCGGAGCTCCGCCTGGTTGCCGGCGAAGAAGTCCGACCACGCCCAGTCGCTCGCGCGGAGCACGAGCGTGGCGGGGCCGTCGGGAACGGCGAGTGTCTTCGGGTCGAGCGCGATCTCGACGCGTTCGTTCGTCTGCCTGTCCGCCGCGCCCGCGAGCAGCGCGCCGGGCCAGGCGCGCGCGTGGAGCGAGCGCGTCAGCAGCGGGCGCGCATCGGTGTCGACCTCGAGGAACGCCTCGACGCTGCGCAGGCCCGTCTGCGCGTCCGCCCACTCGACCTCGACGCGCGCGCCGCCGGTGCCGAGCGCGACGCGCGCGGGGGCCGTGATGGTCGGCGCCTCGCCTTCGAGCCGCGGCCAGGCGAACACGGCGCCGCCCGCGATCGCGGCGAGCACGAGAAGCAGCAGGAGCTTGCGCACGGTTCCCCCCTCCGGACGTTCGTTCGCGAGTGCGCGCGAGTCTATCGCTCGCGCCGCGCCTCGAAAGGAGCGCACGCGTGAGTCATGCTCGCGCCGGATCTGCACCCGATGCGCCCCTCGGTCGGCGCGCGCGGGAACGCGCGCGGCGCGCAGGGCGTCCGAAGGCCGGAGGACGACGCATGCAACGTCTCGCGCTCGTGCGACACGGTGAAACGGACGGCGAGTCGAGCGTCCGCTACCACGGCTCGACCGACGTCGCTCTCTCCGACGCGGGCCGCGCGCAGATGCGCGCGGCCCGGCGCCGGCTTCCCGACCAGGGCTTCGACCTCGCCATCGCGAGCCCCCTCCAGCGCTCGTGGCAGGCGACGCGCATCCTCTTTCCCCACGCGCCGATCGAGATCGTCGAGGAGCTCCGCGAGATCGACTTCGGCGAGTGGGAGGGGCTCACGGCCGAGGAGATCGCCGCGCAGGATCCGCCGGGCTTCCGGCACTGGCAGGAGCGCAGCGACGACTTCGCCTTCCCGGGCGGCGAGCACCGCGCCGCCTTCCGCGCGCGCGTGTCTCGCGGGCTCGCGCGCGTCGCGGCGCGCGGGCTGCACTCGGTCGTCGGCGCGCTCCACCACGGCGTGATCCGCGCGATCGCCGAGGAGCTCACCGGCGAGCGCTGGGAGGGCGGGCCGATCGCGCTCGGCGCGGGCGTCCTGCTCCGGCGCGATCCGAAGGGCGGCTGGACGTGCCGCGAGCTCGGCGCTCGTTAGGCGTCGCTCGCGTCCGTGCGCCCGCCGGGCACCGGCGTGAGCGCACGTTCCGGAGCCGCCACCGGTACCGCGACCCAGCGCGCCGTCGCCCGCGTGAGCACCGTGCCGTCGAGCGCGAGGATCTCGCCCGACGCGAAGTAGCTGCGGCCCTCGCGGCGGTCGAGCCGGCCGACGAGCTCGAGCGGCGTTGCCGTCGGCGCGGGTCGCCGGTAGCGCAGCTCGAAGTCGGCCGTCACGAGATGGAGGTCGGACGGGTCGCCGATCGCCTGGTGGATGGCGACGCCGAGCGTCTCGTCGAGCAGGGTCGCCTGGATGCCGCCGTGCACGACGCCGGGCGCGCCGCGCAGCAGCGCGTCGGCCGTGTAGCGCGCGCGCACCTCGCCGCCGGCGCGACGCCACACGAGCCGCAGCCCGCGCTCGTTGAACGGGCTGCAGCCGAAGCAGAGGTTGTCGGGGTCGTCGAGCAGGACGACGCCGTGCGGCGCGACGACCGCGCCGTCGGCGCTGCGCGCGGAGTCCGAGGAATCGGCGGAGTTGCGGTCGGCGTCCATGGCGCCGCATCGTAGGGAACGCGCGCACGGCCGCGCAGCGGGGCCGGTGGCGATGAAGCGGACGACGGACGGAGACGAGAGCGAGGCCGCGCGCGCGCGGCGCGCGGAGCGACGGCGGCGGCGCGAGGTGGCCGCGCGCCGCCAGATGGTCGTCTACGCGCTCGCCGTCGTCGGCCTCGCCGCCGCGTACTGGAATGCGCAGAGCTTCGGCGCGCGCACGGCCGAACGCGCGAGCCCGCGCGAGGCGGCGTTGCGCGAGGCCGCGCGCGACATGTTCCCGCGCTTCCGCGAGAGCGAGGACGACGCGTCCGCGGCGCTCTCGCCCGACGACCGCGCGTCGCTCGACGAGCAGCGCGCGCTCGTGCGCGAGCTCGCGCGCGAGCACGTCGGCCTCGCGCCGCGCGGCGGCGCGCTCGAGGACCTCCCCATCCTCCAGCAGCTCGTCGACGCGCACGTCGTCGCGCCGACGGACGCGTACGCGCAGCAGGCGCTCGGCGTCGTGCTGGGCGACGTGATGGCCGAGCAGCTCGGGCTCGAGTGGGCGATCGTCGACGACGACCTCGGCCGCTCGCGCGCGCTGCGGCTCGGGAAGACCGGCAACTGGTTCTTCCCCGTCACGATGATCTCGCGGCGCTACGGCGCGCACGCGCGCTCGCGCGACGAGGGCCTGCTCGACGACGGCGGCCCGCGCTACGGCGCGGTCGACGTCGACGCGCTCTACCGCGAGACCGCGGAGGCGGTCGCGCGCCTGCGCGCCGCTGCAGAGGGCGAGGCCGCGGCCGGACGTTAGGCGGGCGCGCGGCTAGACGAGCCCGTAGGCGAGCATCGCGTCGGCCACCTTGCGGAAGCCCGCGACGTTCGCGCCGCGCGCGTAGTCGACGGGCGCGGACGCGTCGCGCGGCTGCCCCATCGTCACGCACTGCTCGTGGATGTGCTTCATGATGCGGCGCAGCTCGAGGTCGACCTCCTCGCGCGTCCACGTCGTGCGCAGCATGTTCTGCGTCTGCTCGAGGCCGGAGACGGCGACGCCGCCCGCGTTCGCGGCCTTTCCGGGCGCGAACGCGACGCGCGCGTCGCGCAGCACGGAGACGGCCGCCGGCGTCGTCGGCATGTTGGCGCCCTCGATGACGGCGATGGCGCCGTTCGACGCGAGCGCGCGCGCGTCGTCCTCGTCGAGCTCGTTCTGCGTCGCGCACGGGAAGGCGAGCTGGCACGGCACGCGCCACGGACGCTCGCCCTCGTGGAACTCGGCGCCGAACTCCTTCGCGTACTCCGAGATGCGCCCGCGGCGCCGCGTCTTGAGGTCGATCACGAAGCCGAGCTTCTCCTCGTCGAAGCCGTCGGCGTCGTACACGTAGCCCGACGAGTCCGACATCGTGACGACCTTCGCGCCGAGCTGCATCAGCTTCTCGGCCGCGTACTGCGCGACGTTCCCCGAGCCCGAGATCGCGCAGACCTTGTCGGCGAGGCCGTCGCGGCGCGCCGCGAGCATGTTCTCGGCGAAGTAGACGGCGCCGTAGCCCGTCGCCTCGGTGCGCACGAGGCTGCCGCCGAACGCGAGCCCCTTGCCGGTGATCGCGCCCGTGAAGCGGTTCGAGAGACGCTTGTACTGCCCGAACAGGAAGGAGATCTCGCGCGCGCCGACGCCGATGTCGCCGGCCGGCACGTCGGTCGTCGCGCCGACGTGGCGGAAGAGCTCGGTCATGAACGCCTGGCAGAAGCGCATGACCTCGCGGTCGCTCCTGCCCTTCGGGTCGAAGTCCGAGCCGCCCTTCCCGCCGCCCATCGGGAGCGTCGTGAGCGAGTTCTTGAACGTCTGCTCGAAGGCGAGGAACTTGAGCACGCTCTGCGTGACGCTCGGGTGGAAGCGCAGGCCGCCCTTGTACGGGCCGATCGCGTTGCTCCACTGCACGCGGTAGCCGCGGTTCACGTGCGCGCGGCCCTCGTCGTCCTCCCACGTGACGCGGAACGAGATGACGCGGTCGGGCTCGGTGAGGCGTTCGAGGATGGCGTCGCGGTCGTACTCGCGATGCGCCTCGAGGAACGGCACGACGTCCGACATCACCTCGTGCACGGCCTGGTGGAACTCGGTCTCGCCGGGGTTGCGCGCCGCGACCTCGCGCATCAGGGATTCGAGCGCACCGCTCTCCGGCATCGCGCCTCCTAGTCCTCGTGCGCGCGCAGCCTGGCGAGCACGCTGTAGTCCTCGAGCGTCGTCGTGTCGCCGACGGTCTCCTTGCCGGCGGCGATGTCGCGCAGCAGCCGGCGCATGATCTTGCCGGAGCGCGTCTTGGGCAGCGCCTCGGTGAAGCGGATCTCGGAGGGGCGCGCGATCGCGCCGATCTCCTTCGTCACGTGCTTGCGCAGGTCGGCGGCGAGCGCATCGTCGGCGTGCGTGCCGCCGATCGGGGTGACGAAGGCCACGATCGCCGTCCCCGTGATGTCGTCGGGTCGTCCGACGACGGCGGCCTCGGCGACCACGTCGTGCGACACGAGTGCGCTCTCGACCTCCATCGTTCCGATGCGGTGCCCCGACACGTTCATCACGTCGTCGACGCGCCCCATCACCCAGAAGTAGCCGTCGCCGTCGCGGTGCGCGCCGTCGCCCGCGAAGTAGGTGTTCTCGAACTTCGACCAGTAGGTCTCGCGGAAGCGCGCCGGGTCGCCCCAGATGCCGCGCAGCATGCCGGGCCACGGCTTGCGCAGGACGAGCAGGCCGCCGCCGGGCGGCTTCGCGACCTTGCCGTCCTCGCCGAGCACCTCGGGGTGGATGCCGGGGAACGGCAGCGTGCACGAGCCCGGCTTGGTGCCGACGGCGCCGGGGAGCGGCGAGATCATGATCCCGCCCGTCTCCGTCTGCCACCACGTGTCGACGATCGGGCAGCGCTTGCCGCCGATGACCTCGTGGTACCAGATCCACGCCTCGGGGTTGATCGGCTCGCCGACCGTGCCGAGCAGGCGCAGCGACGACAGGTCGTGCTTCTTCGGGAGCGAGTCGCCGAGGCGGATGAACGTGCGGATCGCCGTCGGCGCCGTGTAGAAGACGTTCACGCGCCAGCGCTCGATGATGTCCCACCAGCGGTCGGGCGCCGGGTGCGTCGGCGTGCCCTCGTACATCAGCGTCGTCGCGCCGTTCGCGAGCGGCCCGTACACGACGTAGCTGTGCCCGGTGATCCAGCCGATGTCGGCCGTGCACCAGTACACGTCGCTGTCCCGGATGTCGAAGATCGCCTTGTGCGTGGTCGCGACGTGCGTGAGGTAGCCGCCCGTCGTGTGCAGGATGCCCTTCGGCTTCCCCGTCGTGCCGCTCGTGTACAGGATGAAGAGCGGGTGCTCGGCGTCGAGCTTCGCGGGCTTGCAGTCGGCCGACGCCTCGGCCATCAGGTCGTGCCACCACAGGTCGCGCCCCGCCTTCATCGCCGTGCCGCTCTTCGTGCGCTGCACGACGATGACGCGCTCGACGCACGACGCGCCGTCGACCGCCGCGTCGACGGCGGGCTTGAGCGGGAAGGGCTCGCCCTTGCGGAAGCCGCCGTCGGCCGTGACGACGACCTTCGCGCCCGCGTCCTCGATGCGGTCGCGCAGCGCCTCGGCCGAGAAGCCGCCGAACACGATCGAGTGCGGCGCGCCGATGCGCGTGCAGGCGAGCATCGCGATCGCGAGCTCGGGGATCATCGGCATGTAGAGCGCGACGCGGTCGCCCTTCGCGACGCCCTGCGCCTTCAGCACGTTCGCGAACTTGCACACCTCGCGGTGGAGCTCGCCGTACGTGAGGACGCGCGTGTCGCCCGGCTCGCCCTCCCAGACGATCGCGGCCTTGTTGCGCCGCCACGCGCCCGGCCCCTCGACGTGCCGGTCGAGGCAGTTGTACGAGACGTTGAGCTTCCCGCCGACGAACCACTTCGCGAAGGGCGGCTTCCAGTCGAGCACCTTCTTCCAGGGCGAGAACCAGGAGACGTGCTCCTTCGCCATCTTCGCCCAGAAGCGCTGCGGGCTCTTCCCGAGCTCGCGGTACTCCGCGACCTGCTTGCGGCTCCAGCTCGCCTCCTTCGCGAACTCCTTCGACGGCTTGAAGACGCGCTTCTCCTTCAGCAGGGACTCGATGTCGGCCATGTCGTCGGTGTGCTCCCGTCCGCGGTTCGCGCGCTCTCGCCTAGCCTGCGATCCAGGCCTCGACCTCGTCGATGCGCTTCGGGATCGCGGTGTTGAGGTTCTCGCAGCCGTCCGCGGTCACGACGACGTCGTCCTCGATGCGCACGCCGATGCCGCGCAGGCTCTCCGGCGCGTTCGCGTCGTCCTTCGCCACGTAGAGCCCGGGCTCGACCGTGAACACCATCCCGGGCTCGAGCGGGCGCGCGTCGTCGCCCTTCGTGTACGAGCCCGCGTCGTGGACGTCGAGGCCGAGCCAGTGCGAGGTGTTGTGCATGTAGTAGGCGCGGTGCGCCTCCTTCGCGACGAGGTCGTCGACCGTGCCGTGCAGGAGGCCGAGCGACACCATCCCCTCGACGAGCGTGCGCACCGTCGCGCGGTGGATCTCGGGCAGCGTGGCGCCCGGCCGGCACAGTGCGAGCGCGGCGCGCTGCGCCTCGAGCACCACCTCGTACACGGCGCGGCACGGCGCCGAATAACGTCCGCCGACCGGGTACGTGCGCGTGACGTCGGAGGCGTAGCCCTCGAGCTCGCAGCCCGAGTCGACGAGCACCAGGTCGCCCGCGCGCAGGCGCGCGTCGTTGCGCACGTAGTGGAGGACGGTGGCGTTGGCGCCGCCGGCGACGATCGTGCCGTACGCCGGGCCCCAGCCGCCGCGCCGTCGATAGGTGTAGTCGAGCACGGCCTCGAGCTCGTACTCGAAGACGCCGTCGC
This genomic interval from Myxococcota bacterium contains the following:
- a CDS encoding histidine phosphatase family protein, with translation MQRLALVRHGETDGESSVRYHGSTDVALSDAGRAQMRAARRRLPDQGFDLAIASPLQRSWQATRILFPHAPIEIVEELREIDFGEWEGLTAEEIAAQDPPGFRHWQERSDDFAFPGGEHRAAFRARVSRGLARVAARGLHSVVGALHHGVIRAIAEELTGERWEGGPIALGAGVLLRRDPKGGWTCRELGAR
- a CDS encoding PaaI family thioesterase translates to MDADRNSADSSDSARSADGAVVAPHGVVLLDDPDNLCFGCSPFNERGLRLVWRRAGGEVRARYTADALLRGAPGVVHGGIQATLLDETLGVAIHQAIGDPSDLHLVTADFELRYRRPAPTATPLELVGRLDRREGRSYFASGEILALDGTVLTRATARWVAVPVAAPERALTPVPGGRTDASDA
- a CDS encoding DUF3806 domain-containing protein — protein: MKRTTDGDESEAARARRAERRRRREVAARRQMVVYALAVVGLAAAYWNAQSFGARTAERASPREAALREAARDMFPRFRESEDDASAALSPDDRASLDEQRALVRELAREHVGLAPRGGALEDLPILQQLVDAHVVAPTDAYAQQALGVVLGDVMAEQLGLEWAIVDDDLGRSRALRLGKTGNWFFPVTMISRRYGAHARSRDEGLLDDGGPRYGAVDVDALYRETAEAVARLRAAAEGEAAAGR
- the gdhA gene encoding NADP-specific glutamate dehydrogenase; this encodes MPESGALESLMREVAARNPGETEFHQAVHEVMSDVVPFLEAHREYDRDAILERLTEPDRVISFRVTWEDDEGRAHVNRGYRVQWSNAIGPYKGGLRFHPSVTQSVLKFLAFEQTFKNSLTTLPMGGGKGGSDFDPKGRSDREVMRFCQAFMTELFRHVGATTDVPAGDIGVGAREISFLFGQYKRLSNRFTGAITGKGLAFGGSLVRTEATGYGAVYFAENMLAARRDGLADKVCAISGSGNVAQYAAEKLMQLGAKVVTMSDSSGYVYDADGFDEEKLGFVIDLKTRRRGRISEYAKEFGAEFHEGERPWRVPCQLAFPCATQNELDEDDARALASNGAIAVIEGANMPTTPAAVSVLRDARVAFAPGKAANAGGVAVSGLEQTQNMLRTTWTREEVDLELRRIMKHIHEQCVTMGQPRDASAPVDYARGANVAGFRKVADAMLAYGLV
- the acs gene encoding acetate--CoA ligase, translating into MADIESLLKEKRVFKPSKEFAKEASWSRKQVAEYRELGKSPQRFWAKMAKEHVSWFSPWKKVLDWKPPFAKWFVGGKLNVSYNCLDRHVEGPGAWRRNKAAIVWEGEPGDTRVLTYGELHREVCKFANVLKAQGVAKGDRVALYMPMIPELAIAMLACTRIGAPHSIVFGGFSAEALRDRIEDAGAKVVVTADGGFRKGEPFPLKPAVDAAVDGASCVERVIVVQRTKSGTAMKAGRDLWWHDLMAEASADCKPAKLDAEHPLFILYTSGTTGKPKGILHTTGGYLTHVATTHKAIFDIRDSDVYWCTADIGWITGHSYVVYGPLANGATTLMYEGTPTHPAPDRWWDIIERWRVNVFYTAPTAIRTFIRLGDSLPKKHDLSSLRLLGTVGEPINPEAWIWYHEVIGGKRCPIVDTWWQTETGGIMISPLPGAVGTKPGSCTLPFPGIHPEVLGEDGKVAKPPGGGLLVLRKPWPGMLRGIWGDPARFRETYWSKFENTYFAGDGAHRDGDGYFWVMGRVDDVMNVSGHRIGTMEVESALVSHDVVAEAAVVGRPDDITGTAIVAFVTPIGGTHADDALAADLRKHVTKEIGAIARPSEIRFTEALPKTRSGKIMRRLLRDIAAGKETVGDTTTLEDYSVLARLRAHED
- the pepP gene encoding Xaa-Pro aminopeptidase; translated protein: MFAERRQRVLDAMGRDAVAVVVGARLATRANDTEYPFRQDSDFWYLTGFDHPDAVAVLRTDGGPPFTLFVQAREKEAEIWTGYRPGVEGAKADFGADEAFPVSELADEIPKCLAKAKRVYHQLGRDAKLDALVVGALDSMRRRSRQGVVAAPGILDPRELVHELRLFKSEDELARMRRAAAITAEAHREAARLARDGVFEYELEAVLDYTYRRRGGWGPAYGTIVAGGANATVLHYVRNDARLRAGDLVLVDSGCELEGYASDVTRTYPVGGRYSAPCRAVYEVVLEAQRAALALCRPGATLPEIHRATVRTLVEGMVSLGLLHGTVDDLVAKEAHRAYYMHNTSHWLGLDVHDAGSYTKGDDARPLEPGMVFTVEPGLYVAKDDANAPESLRGIGVRIEDDVVVTADGCENLNTAIPKRIDEVEAWIAG